GTTTTTCTTAGAGGAAGGTCAATGCTCGATTTTATAATGGAGTTCAATTATCTTGCGCTGTTTCCAAATTTTGGGGTTACTCGATGGTTCTAGTAAGAGGATTCTTGTGTGGCTGTGGCATTCTGTGTTGTCCCATCTACCGAGGTAACATGTATAGCAATACAGGTCACCTAAGATGAAAAAATGCATATTTTGAGAATTCTTTCCCATGTGTTGGCATTTATTTTTAGGGCTCTTTTAAAGTACTCCCTCTTTTAAGGTAAGACCAACAATAGATCCTAACCTATGATTGATAATGGCATtcctattataaaaaaaaagcactCGTTCATTCCAGATTTATCCTTCAAAAAAATAAGCATGCACATTCTAAATATTGGACGAGAGAACACATGAAAAACCTAGGCCATTAGTTTTATTTCTTAAGGGGGAGAATAATGTTAAAGGTCAACAAAGTTCCAGGCTCTTTCCAGTTTTTTATACAAGTATTACATTGTTGACACCCTTCAAAAATATCAAGTTAATTAATACATTTATGACTTAATTTTTGTTATGTGTATTGAGTTTTTAGTAGTGTGTTGCTGATACACATGTTAACGCTGCTCTCTCTTCTCAGTGACAGCAGTTTAAAGTGGATATCTGAAGCACAAAAGAAAAACCTAATGTGTATTGAGTTTTCGTCATTACGATTACGACCGGCCTTGGAAACATTTGCCACTTGATTTCGCTCAGGACACTGTACTCCATCAGATGTTTCAAGCATCGATTCAGATACAGCTAAGCGACGGCAACCTGGCGTTGTTTTGGCAAGACAATTGGCTTGGCCAGTCTTCACCTTGTTTCCTGGCACCGGATCTTTGCAAGTTAATCATGTCACATATAAGGAAAACGAGAACTGTTGCCCAGGCGCTTCACCAGAAACAGTGGATTCTTGATTTTGCCGGACGGGCTACAGTCCCCACCCTCACCCAATACGTCCTCCTGTGGCATGCTATCGCCAATGTCCAATTACATCCTGGGGTAGAGGACAGGGTATCATGGAAATGGAACGCTTCAGGCATTTACTCCGCAAGATCGGCCTACCGTGCATTCTTCTTCGGCGCCACAAAGTTTGCTTCAGCCAAGCTGATATGGCGTTCTTAGGCGCCACTGAAAGTCAAGTTCTATATGTGACTGGCAATCAAGGAAAGATTGTGGATGACAGAGAGGAGGCACCGTCATGGTTTGCAAGGGAACACAGAGTGCACTTTCTGTGATCAGGAGCTAGAAACACCAGCTCATTTGCTTGCATTATGCCCATACGCACAGGAGGTTTGGCACATCGTTACATCAATGTTGCACATCCAGAATGCTGTGCTCCAAAATGAAACCTCCCTGATGGAATGCTGGCTGAACAAACGATGAGCCTTGCCCGGATCAAGGAGGAAAGGGATGGATTCAACGTTCCTGTTGATCTCCTGGAGGCTATGGAAGCAACGAAACGACAGAGTCTTTGCTAGAGCTCCTAGTAGAACTCCAGCGCAGCTAGCTGAAGACATCAGAGACGAGGCTGTTGTTTGGTGTGCGGCAGGTGCCAAGTATTTAGTTTTGCTTCATTGGCCGCAGCCGCAACTGGGctctcggcagcagcagcaggagcaccTCTAGTTTGCTGCCCACTATCTTAGTTGGTTGTTTTATGGTTGTTTTCGGTTGTTGTCTTACTGCCGCAGCCGCAACTGGGctctcggcagcagcagcagcacctctAGTTTGCTGCCCACTATCTTAGTCGGTTGTTTTATGGTTGTTTACTGGTTGTTGTCTTACTGTAATGTAATCCTCAGTTTGTTGATAAAACCATGTGCATGCGCTCGGTAGACCCGTGTTGTAACTTTATTAATCTTCTTCATAATACAAAGgtgcgcagctctcctgcgtattcttgAAAAAAGATTACGACATTACCAAATGCCAAGTGCTTGTGTTATTAACAGAGTGGTGAAGGACTCCAGAGGACACCCGTGGTTGGAGTGGCTTTGTCGTTTGAGCTTCATGCACGGCAAGCAGAGGCAGAGCTAGGATTATTTGGGCATCAGGAACTAGGGGCAAGGTGTGGCATTCCATATGCAATCATGGATGCAACCTAGGCGCTAAGTGACATCATCAGTTAGACTTTAGAACGATTTATCCAACGTAGCTTGGATAATAGATTTCAGGATTATCATCCGCGCTCTTTCATTTCCACAGCCATGTTTTctggaaagaaaaaagaagagcgATGTGTGCCACGGATCAAGGTTTCTAATCATGGCTTTCTCAGAGATCACGATCGTTCATTAGTATTTTGATTAGAAGGTTTGCAAATCCGTTGAATTATTGTTTGGATTGTTAGCATTACCTAATTCATTCATTTTGGGTACGCGATTAACCTCTACTGAATCTGGAAACGAGATAGGATCTTTGGGAAATATACATATGTCATCGTAAAAAATCAATCAACTACTTGCCACAACATCTAAATACTTGCAGCTAGATGAGATATTAGGATGAGAGAGACGATTGAGTCCTGGGGGATCGGAGTACCTTGATCTGCTGGTCATTCGTggctccgcggccgccggcagCACGCAGCTCGAGCATCGCCGGCTCGCGCGGGAATGGCAGTTActggcgtgcggcggcgcgccgtcgaGGAAGAACGACGAGGCTAGACGAGGGCGACAAACTAAACGACGCAGGATACGGCCAACGTGTGGGCTGATGGGCTCCCATTGGCCTCAAACTAGCCCAGGTTAGATTGGCAGCCCAACACTAACTTCCGAGAAAACTAACGGATACGGCCCAGCTTTGTGTGGACGATGGGTGATTGTGTATTTAGATCGtgtcctctcaaaaaaaaaaaaagatgtggtCCCCCACCCGACTGCCCCGCCCGATGATGGCGGGCGACCCCGCGGCGGCTGCgcgaggaggcgggcggcggcggaggcggaggcgagccgggcgccgccgcggtggtgcGCGTGTACGCGGAGGCGCTCCAGGAGCTCACCTTCAACTGCAAGCCGGTCATCACCGAGCTCACCATCATCGCCGACGCCGTCTGCGCCCGCGTCGCCGAGGTGCCACCTGACCAGATATTACCATCTTTGCATCTGCTAGACTAGATAGATAGTATTGTGAAGAGCATTTTTCTGCAAGGTTGCAGAAGGTATATATTTGTCGATGCATACTGTAGAGTTCATCATTCTTCTTCAGTAATTTAGACAAGGCCAAAGTGCCTATGTTTCTAAAATCCCTGGAGATGCAGAAACGGGGAAGAGTGCCCTCTCATTTGTTGTTTGGCACGACACATGAGAAGGGTCAATACTGAAAAATACACCAATAAGGAAGTTAACATTGACAAGGTAGTAAGCTGCTAAGGAATACTCCTGCAGTCGCAACATTTAGTTTTTCACCGCACACAATTGAACATCATTTCAAACCCacaatttgaaaattcaaattcaGACATAAATTATGATCGAAATGCATAAAACATGGAGCATCCCACACTGCCACTGCCGCCCATCCTTGACGCTATAATTTGCGCACGCAGTGGCTCCACATACACTCTATGTGTTCTTATGACCATGATCAAGCATTCTTGCTCCGTCTTCTTCGCTTGTGCTTCCTCTCCAAAGActatcaacttctcctcttcaATCGCCACCTTGCGTTCCTTATTTTCCACCTTGCGGTCGTCTATTGCCTTGACCTCCACCCACCTTGATTCCTTCTCGTGTTTCCTCTCAGCTACCATCTCCTTCTTTGTTGCGATCACAGATTGGCCATAAGGTTGGGTTCTCAGTTCTCACAGTTTGGATGCCGAACGGTAGAGCTCAATGTAGTCCAGGGCGGGCCGGTTCCATGACCAGTCCTGCTCCATGACCCTCTTGCAGAGGGAGTGGAACCAGTCCCGGGCGTCGAACCAAGAAGTGATCGCCCTGAAAATGGAACACCCGGAAGAAAGAGCGATAGGTAAGAATTTCCAGAGTTCACTGAAACTAGGCACTGCAGTGAGATTGTGCTTGCCTGTTCAGGGCATAGTCGACACCATTGCTGTCAGCTCCGTCGAAGCTGAACCCGTTTGGCTCAAGGCCTCGAGCCCGGGCTCGGTCCTTGTCATTGTCCACATCAAAGACAGTGTCGTAGAGCCCTGAGAAACAAGAGAGATCAGGTCTTGTGCTCACTTCAACCCACTGTGTGCATGGTGCAGCGAAGTTTGATGGCAATGGGGAATGGTTAAGAGTTGCAGAACATACCTCCAGTTTTCCGGACAATAGGGATGGCTCCATACCGCATGGCGACCAGCTGAGTTAAGCCACAAGGCTCAAATATGGATGGAACCAGAATGAAGTCAGAGCCAGCGTATATCTGCAGAGCATGACCATGGAATTATCTTAGACAGGATTTAAAAGATGCTTTGATGAGGCGTTTTCATGTCGGCCGTCGCTCGTCGGCTCACCAGATGTGAAAGAGGCTCGTCGTAGGTTAAACACAGCCTCGCTCGACCATGGTTTTGGTTCTGGAGATCATGTGCCAAGTTGGTAAAATCACCTTGGATTCGAGGGTCTGGGGCTGAACCAAGCAAAACCACCTGGAAAGCAATCGTATCATCAGTTTCAGTCCTAAGAGATGACAGGCAGAAACAACTATAGAAACAATTGTGTTGCAAGAAATGTTCAATCTGATATGCAAAGGGGCCAGGTGGACCTGTCCATTCCGTTCAAGTGTTCGTTGAATCGCATGCTTGATGAGGTGGATTCCCTTCTGGGCTGTCAGGCGACTGATGATTCCAACAATGGGCACATCGTTTTGCTGTAACCCAAACTTCTGCTGCAAGGCCCTCTTTGCAGCACGCTTGCCTTCAACAACATTCTCGGAAGTGTATTGGACCTGAAATTGATTGAAATAAACAATTAAGCAGGAAGCATATATCCACCACACTGGTATGTgttagcattttttttaacaataaTCAATAACAGCCAAAGCATGGAACGGATGCAGATTAACAAAAGTTTTCACATGCACATTACTTAAAATGCGAATGAATTAAGCTCTTTGTTTCAGTTTACTAAGTTCAAGAAGAAACGGAATAAATAGTTTAcaataaaaaaagtaaaatgtaTATGGATTAAGTGTACCGGAATAAAGCTGTCACTGTATGGATCCCAGATATCTTGATCAATTCCATTGAGGATGCCATAGAATTTTCCAAGATGAGGAGCGATGGCGCCATGACCTGACACTTCCCTTGAATATGTATTAGAGACCTGCAAAGAATGGAAAATGAGACTAGATAATCATATCAAAAGAACATAATTCTACAGTACACGATAAGACATTTTGTGTAGAGTTAAACACAATATTGAAATCTGTAAGACTGTATCACTCACAGTGGTGGCTTTATCACAATATTTCATTGCTTTGCCTATATGATGTGCTCCAAATTCAAGATTGTGGATCGTAAATACAACCCGTGCATTTGCCAAACTGGATTGCACATAGTTTTCCTTGTATAGCCAGGCAGTAGGAGCACTTGACCAATCATGGCAATGTATTATATTCTGAAAGGAGAATAAAATGTCAGTGGTTTTACATGAGAAATTAAAAGAAATAGATAAAAAAAAGTCAGCTTCTCTGAAAGTCAGAATATACAGGAAGTTAAAGATTTTAGAAGGGAAATCTTTATGAAACAAATTAAGGAACATAAAATTGAATGACTATACAAACTTTTTGAACACAATGAACTGCAAGTGTGCCTAACTCATGAAAAAACACTATAACCCAAAATGTGTAAATCACACTTACTGGAGAAGATCCCCTCTGGTGGAGAAATTCAAGAGCAGAATGACAGAAGAAGCCAAATCGACGGTCATCATTCCTTCCATATACACATCCGACTCCAAACATCCTAAAAAGTAAGTGGCAATTATTGTATTTTTAGCCTCTTACAAGAAAATCCCGGCGAACAGCAAAGCAAATGAGATAAATAAATCATTAAAGTGGTATACACATGTGACAAAAATCACACTATTTagattataaaaaaataaaaagaagctTGGAACACAACTTCAAACATCTTAGAACAGGTAGCCCAGAAGATTACTGAGTCTTGCTTCCAAACATGAAAGATCATGGAACTGCCAATTTAGTATACAAAATGAATGATCGATTTTATTCTTTTGTTTTTACTAGTTTACCGATGATTTTGTCTACCCCAAAAGAGATCATGGAACTCCAATGTAACATAATCCCTCCAACTCAAGAAAAGTGCAATTCTGGCTATGAACCTAGACAAGTACATAGCTAGAATTGCATTCTTCTtgcaatggagggagtatcactGTTGCAACTAGCTCCCAACTAGCATTTCCCTGTGATGACCAATGACTCCAATTTCCAACTAAGTAGTCTATCTACTCTTgctgaaataatatatattacATAGTAAAAAAAATGGATTTGCTGATCaaaacatagcaaaagttacTACTCCAAAAACATATTACAGAGCCACCAATCTCACATATTATTACCGTAACCAAATCCCAGCCAATCTACAGTAAAAAAATATGATCCATCACCTACTAGGATTGATGATTTAACTGAAGTGTCTCGATTCTCCATGTTGTAATTATATGAACAGCTAGATTAGATTTATCAAAAGCACCTTACCAATTCTACGTCACCATTTACAAACCAGTATAAGGCTCCAGCACACTGAGCTTTGTGGAAAAAAAAGTGACACTAAGGCTTTTATCGCTGTGAAGAATAAGCTGCTACATACCCATTTTGAGGTTCCAAGAAGTAAACACAGAGGTCTTCAACAAGTCCACGCCATACTTTTATTTCAGAACCATCCCAAGAAAAATTTTGATGTATATGTAAATTCTTCACCTGCGGGCATTAAAATAGATGCATGTCAATTGTTAAGAGAACTTTATGTATGCCTGATTTATGTCTCTTAGGTTTTTCTTATCACTAGGTAAGTTGTTTGCCTCCATCATTTTTTCATATAATTCAGTAGTCTACCACGGAATTAAAATGGATTTGCAAACTAACAAGGAATTATACTGATTTATTAAGCTGCATACTGATGATTCCAAGGCACTCCGCATAAATAAAAGCGAGACAACAACACGAGGAATGAGTGATTGAACTACGAGTAAGCACATACGTATAGAAAAGCACAGTAGGCTTAGATGTGCTTAACATAGAGATGCCAACTTCAGTTCTAGCTATAAAGTCactacactttttttttaatcgaacacgcaggagagctgcgcatctttgtattaagagagGAAAAAATGACCCAAATTACAAAGCAACATCACCCCACTTTGGGCCAGGGCAGGGTTTAACCAGACACCCTACCCATGTCTAACACTGAGAGCCCTTTGGCTCCAGCCATCTGCCATAGGTGGGACTCGTCCTTGAAGGCCTGCAGGGCTCCCTGGACATTAGGAGCAGGTCCTTCAAACACACAAGCGTTGCGATGTTTTCATAGGGTCCATGCACCCAAGAAATCACTACACTTATCACAACACATAAGCAATAAAGCACTTCTAACTTACATTGCTTAGATTCAAGCAATCATGCTTTGGAAGAATAACCTCAACATTGTGTCCTAAATCTTGAACAGCACGTGAAAGACTCGTAACAACATCACCAAGACCTCCAACCTACAATAGCATTGGTTAGACAGCATACTGTTAATGTAATGCAACActaagaagagaaaaaggagatgACATCTCATTTTCTGCTAATCGTAGGAATTTAACTTAAGAAATATGTATTACCTTTGCAATGGGAGCCATCTCAACAGCAATGTGGACAATATGCATAGGAGGTTCCTTTGCAATGGAACCAAAAACAGGAATATGATAGTCCAACCCATTCCTGTTGTCAAAAATTCCACCTTCTTCTGACTCCGAGAAAACAAAGTCCATTATATAGGCGTCGTGCGGAACGTTAACTGGAAAAGGAGCACTCTACTTCAGAAATAAGAAAAGTAAGGGGCAAAGAAAGAGCTTTACGTATCTATGTGCTACATTAAATAATTACAAGGGAACTCAAGGAGAAGTAATATCCCACTGCATGAATATCAAAACAGTGTTATAAAAACAGGATACACAGCAGCAGACACGAGTCAACATGAGTTTGACCTAGTCTGGTTGAAAGGTTGCCACATTTTTCCAAGGCTTGACTAGCTGTCCTATGGACAAGCAACGCTAACTCTTCTGGCTGCATTCTCTAAGTTACAGCCTTTTTCAAAACCCCTGTAAAAAAATTTATAGCACATCTTCTAAAATAATGGCATAtccggagttgcctaatatactctaacaacAAATACAGTAGGAGTACTTGACCTACTTGACAAGTGCTCTAGCAGACTAGCAGTAGCTGACAAAACTAATGGCATAAAAATTAACCACTGGAAGAGGTACTGATGCTAGGATCAATTATGTAGGAAGCTCGAACCTGTTGCTTTTAAGTGTGAACCATGTTCCGCTTTTACCATCTTTTGGGGTGGCAACACACCACCTGGATGCATCCAACGGTTAAAAGAACATCGAAACCACACCTCTGGTTTTCCCTTTAACACTGTATTAGAAGGATTGTAAAGCACATCAACAGTTGTTCCAGCACGTATTTCAAGTGGTTCGGTATAAACAATGTGTTTTTGAGAAACCAGAAACATTCTCATAGTCTTTTCCCTCATCTCAGCTTTCATTTTTGCCCTTCTCTCAGCCTGTGCAAGTAAAAGGAAGCAAGAGTCAACTAAATGATTCATCAGCATATATGTCACGAATATCAGGAATTCAGACTATCATGCAGAAATAACTGCTCCTTTTTTATAACAGTCAAAGCTCTGAAGAAATGCTGCTACTTGGTTAGACAATCGTGGGTTACTGGCTAAACCAGTTAACAACTACGTTAACTACATTTCAAGTTCGAAATGATTAATGTTCAAATCCTCGGGTTAACTACGTTTTCTTCAAAAGACTAGTCACTATGGATGAATTGTTTAAAAAACATAAATTAGCATGTGAAAAACACTCAAGCAGAGATGAAAGTTTTTAACTGCGCAAACATGACTCGTTATGGGCAAGTTCAGTCATTGATGAACCTGTAACTCGATTTAAGATTTAGAGTGGGTCAAGCTACAGCAAGTGACCATCAGCAGGAATATCTATTGGTTCAAACAGAAACACCAGAAGAGCAAAAGGTATGTTGCAACTGACCTTCATTTTAATAgcctcctccctttctctcctCTCGCGTTGAATCCTTGTATAAATCCTCTGTTCTTCTTCCACCCAATATCCTTCCTCAGTCATGATGCTATTGGGAAGGATAGCATGAAAATCTTGTCTGCCATTGTTATCATAATTCCTTGCATTCCCTGGTGGCCCATCAGCAAAAACGCAGTCCAACACGTATGCTCTTTGAGGTAAGGCAACTGTACGAGAAATACCAGGTGTTATCTTTGTGGTTAATGGAGTATTTAAACAATCTTAAAGAACCAACATCAGTAAGTGACTGCAAAGCTTATGTGGCTTCAAGTTGGtaggcttttctttttcttcatggGACTATTAAAATACAGAAAGCCATGTTTTATTTAAAAGAGTATCCTTCTAACATTAGAGTATGTTAAGATGGTCTAAAATACCAAGTTCAGATAACTATGAGATGCCATACCATCTGCATACCACCAATCACCATCTTTGTCATCAATATGAACAAGTCTTTCAGAAAAAGAGAGTCCATCAATCCAATTGTTGTAGCCCCCATGCATCCAAATTTCAGTACTGTGAACAAGTGGTCTCGAGTGTCTGTTGTAATACAATCTGACAGTAGCCCCTTGCATAGTTGTGATAGGTTCTATGTACCACAAATTATCAACAGAAGCTTTGGCTGAATCCAATACATTCTGCAATTTAATCTTCTGTGTCTGTACCTCAGCCTTCGCTTGTGCCCTGTCAGCTTCATTTGCAGCCCTTTCTTCCTCTAATCGCTGCTGCTCTTCAGTCTGGCTCTTCCTTTGAGCTTCTCTCTCAAGTTCTCTTTGCTTTTCTTCAACCAAGAAATCGGCAAACGAATGTTCATCCATGGTGCTTTCTATTGGTATCACAAAATCTTTTCTGCCATTATTTTCATACATTGTACGACCATTAAAGAACACAAAATCTAATCTGTATGCCTCCTTGGGAATGTACAGTTTGCAGGACCACCAGTCCCCTCCCAGTTCGCTCTTGTGCAATTTTTCAGTGAAAAACTTCCACCTCCACCCATTGAATGCTCCTTTGATGAGTACGTCAGGCTCATTGGCTAAAGATGATAGATCACGATTGAAATAGAGATCAATAGTTGAATCAGCTTTCAGTACCTCTGGAAAAACAAAAAGTTTGTTTCCCAGCGAATAATTTTTTTCAGCAAGTTCTTGAAGCATCCTCTGTAGTGCTTGTGGATCCAGGTAATCCTGTGGTGATTCTTGGGTATCTTGTTCGGCAGACACAAAAGACGACTCCTCAACTTCATACTGTTCTTCATCCTCAGTTgtctccacttcatcttcagcccatgaaCTCTCTTCTTCAGAAAGTTGATGCAGAAACCTGTCCTCGCCCGTTTCCATCTCATCCTCAACCTCTGGAATGCCTTCCTCAGTAACAATGCATTGTTCTTCCTCCATGCTTGTATTTATCTGCTCTTCAATGCTAGTTATCGTCTCCGATTCTTCTTCAGAGAAATCCTTCTTGTGTTTCTGTAACAAGTCATCAACATCAGACTTTGCATGAAGCATATCCCCATCAGGTTTTTGAGGTGTGTAATCTCCCTCCTTagcttctactccctccgtacgAAATGCATGGTGACTCCCAGGAAAATCAAGTTTCTTTGTTTGAGACTCTTTGGTGGTGCCAACAATTGATAGGTCCTGTTTAGGAAAGCCAACTACGGATTGTTCTTCTTTAGGGATATGAACAACTGATTGTTCTACTTTACTGTAACCAACAATGGATTTGATTTGATCAGGCACGCCAACGATAGATTGATCTGGTTTACTATAACCAACAACGGATTGTATTTGCTCGGGCACAACAGCAATCGATTCATCTTTTCTGTGAGAAGCAACAATAGATTGATCTGGTTTTCTGTAAACAACAATGGATTGGATTTGCTCAGGCACACCAACAATTGATTTGCCTTGTTCCTGGACCCTGACAAGTGGCATGGACTGAGGCTTCAAACTTCCATGTGTTTCATTATTGGCCTTGTCCTCTATGGATGTTGATGGCAGTGCTGGATATTGCCATTGCTCATTCTCTACATCAGAGGTTTCATCTGAAGACTCCACTGCCATAAATATGTCTTCTTTAGCTTTAGCTTCATCCTTTGGATCAAGTTCGCAAACTGCAGCAATGCTCAATTCAATTCCTGAGAGATCTACCGCAAATTTATCTTCTTCGACCGCAGCTTCATCTACTGCTTCCACTTCCCCTAATGACATATTAGTCAATGCATTTCTTGACAATTCGACCTCAACCATGTCCAGTGCAGCTTCTTCTGCCacatccacttccccatatgctgAACTGCTCGAAGCATTTTCTGGCAAATCCACTTCAGCAGTTTCTAAACCTTCTATATCTGTACTTAACAGCCTATTGTATATACCATCACCTTCATCACTATCATGGTGTTCACTCTTCTCGGTGCTCGATTCAGCAGGGAGTCTTGGAACATACCCGCTAAAAGCAGTGAGTTTTACCTTAGGATACACCATCTTCCTTGATTTCCTATTAGGACAATCTGCATAAGGTAATGTAAGAAAACATGATGTCAGCAGAACAACAAACAAACCAACCAAATAAGAACTATTCGCCGGACCTGAACTTGCTACTGTGCACCAAATAATCCTGCTTCTGGCAAATCCGCTAGTCCTCAAGAAAGGCTGCAAATACCATAAGAGTGACAAAAAATCAGCATCAGATTATTTGTACCATTGCATACCAAATATTTACCGTTACGAAAGATAGCACGTGGTAGTGAAATTCCCCCACAAAACTCGCTTAAAAGTAGGCTGGTCTTTCCTCAATAAAACTAGTATGTGCCACCCCATATGCCCAAAGTAACAAACATTTCCTTGGTCATACGGTCCAAAACaaataaattcagaaacaaCAAATAGACCATTTTTCGTTTATAATTGTTCCTTACACTAAATGAAAATGGTAAATCACATCATCTTCACACACAAACTTGATTTAACATCACCAAAAGGAGCAAAATTTCCCAAACAGGACCAATCCACCTTGATTCCCGAAGCGAATGACCCCAAAGCAACGAAATCAAAATCCACAAGAAATCCGGCCCAATCAATAAACATAGAGATCGAGGGATCAAACAGCAAAACAGCAATGCATCACGCATGTAGAATCAAGAGATTTAGACGGTGTAGGTGTGAATCCATACCTGAGCGGAGCCACCGTCCAAGGTGGTTGGCCGGACCACTGGCGCTGACCTTCCTCGAGAGCAGAGAGGGCTCCGGGGTAGGAGAGCCATCTCCATTACCGAAACAAAGCCTCCAAAACCCCGCAAGAACCACCACCAAGGGACGCGCCTCCCTCAaccccctcctcttctctctctcgtATCTCTCTCTCACGGGGTAGCAACTAAAATCAATTTGTAGTCTCACCCTTTAAATCAAACTGAATTTGTTCCTTTCTTCCCACATTGTTCTAGCTGTGGAAGCGCTGTCCTGCATGAAAACTAGGGGCCGGTGTCATCTTGTGGGTTTAAAGGTACGGTTTTGTTGCGCAGCTGTGGGCCACCTTGCTCGCCTAGTTCATGACTCATGAGACGTGCACACCGTCGTGTGTAGGGTGGGCCATAGAGCACCAATGTTGCTTTGTGGTCGGTATATTCCCGAATAATGGTCCACATATCATATGCCGTGCGGGCACGTTTTGCTTTGATGTGCATGGGTTCGTTCCTCGTGGGGCGCCTTTTGCCTGCCCTCATTTGTTGCTTCGTCGAAAGAAAAGGACTTTACTTACGTGTGACATGCATGCCGGCTCTTGAAGTGATCAGGCATGTTGTGCAGGCTACGTTGATGGCAGCTTTCGAAACCACGTTGAACACGTTGGTGACCAGGCATGCAGCTGGAGCAAAATTGAATTGCTATAGTAAGGTACGGCAATGTGGCAAGAGTACCAGTGTTGCTTGTTTATGCAGGTTGATATGTTCTACAAGGTTGGCATGTGCTTGCATTGGGTTGGTTTCATGCATGTCGATCA
The genomic region above belongs to Setaria italica strain Yugu1 chromosome VI, Setaria_italica_v2.0, whole genome shotgun sequence and contains:
- the LOC101752753 gene encoding starch synthase 3, chloroplastic/amyloplastic isoform X1, with product MEMALLPRSPLCSRGRSAPVVRPTTLDGGSAQPFLRTSGFARSRIIWCTVASSGPANSSYLVGLFVVLLTSCFLTLPYADCPNRKSRKMVYPKVKLTAFSGYVPRLPAESSTEKSEHHDSDEGDGIYNRLLSTDIEGLETAEVDLPENASSSSAYGEVDVAEEAALDMVEVELSRNALTNMSLGEVEAVDEAAVEEDKFAVDLSGIELSIAAVCELDPKDEAKAKEDIFMAVESSDETSDVENEQWQYPALPSTSIEDKANNETHGSLKPQSMPLVRVQEQGKSIVGVPEQIQSIVVYRKPDQSIVASHRKDESIAVVPEQIQSVVGYSKPDQSIVGVPDQIKSIVGYSKVEQSVVHIPKEEQSVVGFPKQDLSIVGTTKESQTKKLDFPGSHHAFRTEGVEAKEGDYTPQKPDGDMLHAKSDVDDLLQKHKKDFSEEESETITSIEEQINTSMEEEQCIVTEEGIPEVEDEMETGEDRFLHQLSEEESSWAEDEVETTEDEEQYEVEESSFVSAEQDTQESPQDYLDPQALQRMLQELAEKNYSLGNKLFVFPEVLKADSTIDLYFNRDLSSLANEPDVLIKGAFNGWRWKFFTEKLHKSELGGDWWSCKLYIPKEAYRLDFVFFNGRTMYENNGRKDFVIPIESTMDEHSFADFLVEEKQRELEREAQRKSQTEEQQRLEEERAANEADRAQAKAEVQTQKIKLQNVLDSAKASVDNLWYIEPITTMQGATVRLYYNRHSRPLVHSTEIWMHGGYNNWIDGLSFSERLVHIDDKDGDWWYADVALPQRAYVLDCVFADGPPGNARNYDNNGRQDFHAILPNSIMTEEGYWVEEEQRIYTRIQRERREREEAIKMKAERRAKMKAEMREKTMRMFLVSQKHIVYTEPLEIRAGTTVDVLYNPSNTVLKGKPEVWFRCSFNRWMHPGGVLPPQKMVKAEHGSHLKATVNVPHDAYIMDFVFSESEEGGIFDNRNGLDYHIPVFGSIAKEPPMHIVHIAVEMAPIAKVGGLGDVVTSLSRAVQDLGHNVEVILPKHDCLNLSNVKNLHIHQNFSWDGSEIKVWRGLVEDLCVYFLEPQNGMFGVGCVYGRNDDRRFGFFCHSALEFLHQRGSSPNIIHCHDWSSAPTAWLYKENYVQSSLANARVVFTIHNLEFGAHHIGKAMKYCDKATTVSNTYSREVSGHGAIAPHLGKFYGILNGIDQDIWDPYSDSFIPVQYTSENVVEGKRAAKRALQQKFGLQQNDVPIVGIISRLTAQKGIHLIKHAIQRTLERNGQVVLLGSAPDPRIQGDFTNLAHDLQNQNHGRARLCLTYDEPLSHLIYAGSDFILVPSIFEPCGLTQLVAMRYGAIPIVRKTGGLYDTVFDVDNDKDRARARGLEPNGFSFDGADSNGVDYALNRQAQSHCSA